One stretch of Lysobacter sp. TY2-98 DNA includes these proteins:
- a CDS encoding type IV secretion system protein, translating to MGKRSASDSLRVEHAVGRAVNYEVTLADHARRSERRAWWVAGTSCAISLILAGGYFYFLPLKEKVPYLVMADAYTGTATVARLDGNWGQQDITLSEAVNKSNVAHFVTARESYDIALMRLRDWTTVYTMSAPSVAAGYTALHGKDNPQRPYNTYGDKAAIRVKILSTTLISDASGRPNGATVRFQRTLYDKATGRSAPLDSKIATLTFTYKANLAMDEKYRIENPLGFQVTTYRVDNDYAESPPVEPEIPAFQMPDMGEPTPAAPTTVPAAAAQPVDAAAPATPAGSSPTASTRPTTGAQP from the coding sequence ATGGGCAAACGTTCCGCTTCCGACAGCCTGCGCGTCGAACACGCCGTCGGCCGTGCCGTGAACTACGAGGTCACGCTCGCCGATCACGCGCGCCGCAGCGAACGCCGTGCGTGGTGGGTCGCCGGCACCTCGTGCGCGATCTCGCTGATCCTCGCCGGCGGCTATTTCTATTTCCTTCCGCTGAAGGAAAAGGTGCCCTATCTGGTGATGGCCGACGCCTACACCGGCACCGCCACCGTCGCGCGCCTCGACGGCAATTGGGGCCAGCAGGACATCACGCTCAGCGAAGCCGTCAACAAGAGCAACGTTGCGCACTTTGTGACTGCGCGTGAGTCCTACGACATTGCGCTGATGCGCCTGCGCGACTGGACGACGGTCTACACGATGTCCGCGCCGAGCGTCGCCGCCGGCTATACCGCGCTGCACGGCAAGGACAATCCGCAGCGCCCGTACAACACGTACGGCGACAAGGCGGCGATCCGCGTCAAGATCCTCAGCACCACGCTGATCAGCGACGCCAGCGGCCGACCCAACGGCGCCACCGTCCGCTTCCAGCGCACGCTGTACGACAAGGCCACGGGCCGCAGTGCGCCGCTCGACAGCAAGATCGCCACGCTCACCTTCACCTACAAGGCGAACCTGGCGATGGACGAGAAGTACCGCATCGAGAACCCGCTCGGCTTCCAGGTGACGACGTACCGCGTCGACAACGACTACGCGGAATCGCCGCCGGTCGAACCCGAAATCCCGGCCTTCCAGATGCCCGACATGGGCGAGCCGACGCCCGCCGCGCCCACCACGGTGCCCGCTGCGGCCGCGCAGCCTGTCGATGCAGCGGCACCCGCGACGCCGGCCGGTTCGTCGCCGACCGCGTCCACGCGTCCGACCACCGGAGCCCAGCCGTGA